GCCTTGCTTCAAAGAAAAGCAATTACGTCTATATCTCCCTCTGGGGAGGCGCGGCTATAGCGCTCCTGGATAAAAATACACTTAAAGTTGAAAAGACTATTCCCACGGGCAGCCATCCCAACGACATGATTGAATCACCAGACGGCAAATATTTATTTACCTCAAACGCAAACGTTAACTCTGTTTCAATAATTGACGTCGAAAAGGGAAGGGAAATTGAAAAAATAAATTCCGGCCTCACCCCCGATGCACCTCCGGGATCAACCCCGAACGGCGTGGCTCTTAGCCCCGACGGCAAAAAACTTTATATTGCCAATGCCGATAATAACTCCCTTGCAGTATTTGATATTTCAAATCCCGGCCGGTCGCGCTCGCTTGGCTTTATTCCAACCGGATGGTACCCCACAAGCGTAAAGATCCTTTCGGACAATACAATAATTGTAGCAAACGGCAAGGGGGGACACTCATTGGCTAACCCCAAAGGGCCAAACCCTTACTTCAGGGAGGAAGGTGAACAGTATATAGGAACACTCCTTAAAGGAACTCTTTCTGTTATAAACGACCCGAAGCCTGAAGAGATGAAAGCTTACTCGCAGGCAGTATATAAGAATTCTCCTTTTACCAACCGCCCCGATTATCTTAAAGATGCCAATCAGGATGGACCCATCCCACTAAAAGACGGCCTAAAATCGGGAAAAATTAAACACATATTCTATATTGTAAAAGAAAACAGAACCTACGACCAGGTCTTCGGCGATATGAAGGAAGGTAACGGAGACGAAAGCCTCTGCCTCTTCCCCGAAAAAGTTACCCCAAACCTTCACGCGCTTGCCCGGCAGTTCGTTCTGCTCGATAACTTCTACGCCGATGCCGAGGTGAGCGCCGACGGGCATAACTGGACTATGGGCGCTTATGCAACCGACTATGTGGAAAAATCATGGCCCAACTACTACGGCGGCCGCGGCGGGCAGTACGAGTTCGAAGGCGGCTACCCAATCGCATACCCCGAAAACGGATATTTCTGGGATAACTGCCTTAGAAATAACGTCTCTTACCGCTCTTACGGCGAATTTGTGCATAACGGCAAAACAGACCAGGATTCATCCAAAGCCGCCATCAAATCGCTCGAAGGGCACGTGGCTCCTTTTTACTGGGGATGGGATCTTGCCTATTCAGACCTCGAACGCGTGAAGCATTGGACGAAAGAGTTTGACGAATATGAGAAAAACGGAAACCTCCCTGAATTCCAGGTCCTCAGGCTCCCTAACGATCACACCTGGGGCACATCCACAAGCAGGCTTTCTCCAATTTCCTACGCCGCACAAAACGACCAGGCCGTTGGAATGCTCGTTGAAAGAATTTCACACAGCAGGTACTGGAACGAATGCGCAATATTCATAATTGAGGACGACGCACAGAACGGTCCCGACCACATCGATGCCCACAGGACGGAGGCCCTTGTAATAAGCCCTTATACAAAACATAAATTTGTGGATCACGAGATGTATTCCACAAGCTCAATGATTAGAACAATGGAACTGATCCTGGGCCTCCCCCCAATGTCGCAGTACGACGCCGCGGCCCGCCCGATGTACAATTCCTTTACCTCCATAGCCGACCTCTCGCCTTACACGGCGCTGAAGGCCAATGTCGACATAAATGAAAAAAATAAGAAGGGCTCATTCGGACAGCTGAGAAGCGATAGTATGGATTTCTCCAAAGAAGACGCTGCAGGCGATATCGAGCTGAATGAAATAGTCTGGAAATCTGTTAAAGGGGAAGATTCCCCAATGCCCGCTCCTGTAAGAAGCGCATTTATTAACTACAGGACAGACAAAACTGACGATGACGACGATTAACCATTTAAGGTAATAAAAAAGCCCCGGGACCTTTAGAATCCCGGGGCAATTATCTGGGGTTTTTGAGAGAAAAATTATTTTTTATCCGCCATTCCGGCTCAGCCTGTTAATTTCCTTTACAATTGAATCTATTTCCTCGTCTGAAAAACCTTTCCTTTTGGCAACTGCTTCAAGTGAGTCAGTATCGGTTTCAATGCAGCCCAGGCCGCAAAGCCCCTTTTTAATCAAAAAGGGAAGTGAAGAGGGAACCATCCTTAAAATTTCAACTATTAAATAATTTTTATATACTCTTAACATAAATATCTTTCTGAAGAGCTCATTGTCCGTTTTTAATGCTTTCCCGGAATCCTTAAAACAGGCTGTTTCAGTATGACCTTCTCTGAATCTTAAAAGTTCCTGCCGCCTCTAAAAGTTTGATGCAGAATAAAATTAAAGGATTCAGGTTCAACTCTGGTTATATATTAATAATGCAAAAACTGGCAAAATAGTTTACTTTGGGAAAAATATTTCCATGCCCGCCGCTAATTTTTAATTTTAATATTTTTTCCCTTCAGAGAAAGAAATATTTCTGTTATTATTGGGGTGCGTTTTTTTGTTTATTTATACTCTGCCTGCCCGGCTGGGTAAAAGCCCCGGTGAGCTAAGAACCTTGCGCCGTTTTGCTTAAAGAAGATTTATTGAACCCTGGAAACATGAATCGTTTCTATAGATGTTTTGGCTGATTCTGTTAACTGTTATCTCATAAATTCTTTAACTCATACACATTTTTACGAATGAAAAAATACTATTTAGCTTGTCTGGCGCTTTTCCTCATATGCGGATGCAGCAGTAATTTCCTTCAGTATGAAACCATTA
The Ignavibacteria bacterium DNA segment above includes these coding regions:
- a CDS encoding bifunctional YncE family protein/alkaline phosphatase family protein gives rise to the protein MAISPDENYAVTTNNGQSKPTLSVINLKKAETVQTLNVPNLWVGIKFFDNGNKLAASAGTSGRINIYNFNNGTLTESDSIVIAQKWPKDKTWIAGLDIDEAQGRIYAADRFAGVLYVIDMKTKSVTSTISLPSKPYTCLASKKSNYVYISLWGGAAIALLDKNTLKVEKTIPTGSHPNDMIESPDGKYLFTSNANVNSVSIIDVEKGREIEKINSGLTPDAPPGSTPNGVALSPDGKKLYIANADNNSLAVFDISNPGRSRSLGFIPTGWYPTSVKILSDNTIIVANGKGGHSLANPKGPNPYFREEGEQYIGTLLKGTLSVINDPKPEEMKAYSQAVYKNSPFTNRPDYLKDANQDGPIPLKDGLKSGKIKHIFYIVKENRTYDQVFGDMKEGNGDESLCLFPEKVTPNLHALARQFVLLDNFYADAEVSADGHNWTMGAYATDYVEKSWPNYYGGRGGQYEFEGGYPIAYPENGYFWDNCLRNNVSYRSYGEFVHNGKTDQDSSKAAIKSLEGHVAPFYWGWDLAYSDLERVKHWTKEFDEYEKNGNLPEFQVLRLPNDHTWGTSTSRLSPISYAAQNDQAVGMLVERISHSRYWNECAIFIIEDDAQNGPDHIDAHRTEALVISPYTKHKFVDHEMYSTSSMIRTMELILGLPPMSQYDAAARPMYNSFTSIADLSPYTALKANVDINEKNKKGSFGQLRSDSMDFSKEDAAGDIELNEIVWKSVKGEDSPMPAPVRSAFINYRTDKTDDDDD